CTCCACGCCCGCGATCCGCAACGAGCTGGAACTGGCGCGCAGCCAGTGGCTGTTCTACGAGAGCGCGCTGGGCAAGACGGCCAGCGCCGACGCCTTGCAAACGGTCGCCACGACGAGCGAGCGGGTGTTCGAGGTGATGGACAACCTCACCTCGCTGTACGACGCTGCGTTGCGCGATTTGCTCGGGTAGGCGCCAGGCGTTGATCGCCGCAGCGCGCGCCAATCAACGCTGGGTGGCGTTGTCCTCGAGGGCCGCAGGGAAGGTCGAGGGGCTGCCGTGCTGCTGCTGGTGACGCAGCGCGCGTTCGGCTTTCATGCGTTCCAGCGCGCTGGCGGCACCGGTGCCGCTCCGCAGTTCATTCATCAGGCTGGCAGATTGTTCCCACACGGGAGGCTGGAACTGCGTGCTGTCGTTGGCGCTCATGGATCTCTCTTATCTCTCTTGTTTGTTCGACTCGCTCTTGGAACTGCGTGCGCGCAATCTACCAAAATTGTGCCGGCACAGCAGACAATTTTTTCGACTCGAAACCATGGGCTTGGCATGATCCGTGCTGCCCTTCGCCGGGCCGCGATGCGCCATGGATGAGCATACGTTGCTTCGATGGGACAATGCGCCCCGTGGACAAGCCATCCAGCCCGATCGCGCCGGCGTCCGGCCGCGCCAACGGCGAAACGCCGGGCGCGCGCGCGGCCTCGCTCGCCGCGGCCGCCGCAGCCGGTCACTTCGACGAGCTGCTCGGGGGTGAGTCGCCCGCTGCGGCCGCCGGCGCCCTGCCCTGCCCACCCTGGCAGCGCTTCTTCGACACGCTGGGCCGCGAGGGCCTGGGCGACCTGAACCGCCGCACCGCCAACCTGCAACGCCAGGTGCGCGACAACGGCATCACCTACAACGTCTACGCCGATGCGCACGGTCCGCAGCGGCCCTGGTCGCTGGACCTCTTTCCGCTGCTGGTGGCGCCGGAAAGCTGGGAACGGATCGAAGCGGGCGTGCTGCAGCGCGCGGCCTTGCTCGAACGCATCATGGAAGACGCGTACGGCCCGCAGCAGTGCCTCAGTGCCAATCTGCTGCCGCCCGCGCTGGTGCAGGGCCACCCGGGCTTCCTGCGAGCCATGCGAGGGGTCCGGCCCGCAGCGGGCAGCTGGCTGCACGTCGTCGCCTTCGACCTGGCGCGCGACCCGCAGGGCCGCTGGTGGGTGGTGTCGCAGCGCACGCAGGCGCCCTCAGGCCTGGGCTACCTGCTCGAAAACCGGCAGATCGTCGCGCGCCTGTTTCCCGAGGCGTTCCGCGAACTGCGCGTCCAGCGCCTCGCGGACACCTATCACGGCTTCGTCGAGTCCCTGCGCGCGATGTGCCCCTCGTCCGCCGAGCCGCACATCGTGCTGCTCACGCCCGGGCCCTACAACGAAACCTACTTCGAGCACGCCTTTCTCGCCCGTCACCTGGGCCTCACGCTGGTCGAGGGCAGCGACCTCGTGGTGCGCGACGAGCGCCTGTTCCTCAAGACCATCGAGGGCCTGGAGCCGGTGCACGGCATCCTCAAGCGCCTGGACGACGAGTTCCTCGATCCGCTGGAGATGCGCTCCGACTCGCAGCTCGGCGTACCGGGCCTGCTGCAGGTGATCCGCGCCGGCCACGTCCTGATGGCCAACGCGCCGGGCTCCGCCTTCCTCGAATCGCCGGGGCTGCTGGGATTCCTGCCGGCCCTGTCGCGCCGCCTGCTGGGCGAAGAACTCGCCTTGCCGTCGTTGCCGACCTGGTGGTGCGGCGAGCGCGTCGCCATGCAGGACGCGCTGCCGCAGCTGGCCCGCCAGGTCGTCAAGCCCACCTACGTCGGCGCCGGCAGCGCGCATGGCCCTTCGCTCTCGCCCGGCGAGCAGGCAGAACTGGTCCGCCGGATCGAACGCGAGCCCGACGAGCACACGCTGCAGTCCTGGCTGCCGCTGGCGCAGATGCCCACCTGGGCGCACGGCATGGCGGGCGATCGCATCGTCCCGCGCTCGTTCATGCTGCGGGTCTTCGCCGTCTCCAGCGGCCCGGGGGCCTGGCGCGTGCTGCCCGGCGGCCTCACGCGCATCGCCAGCACCAACGCCGACATCGCCTCGATGCAGCGCGGCGGCAGCAGCGCCGATACCTGGGTGCTCTCCCCCGGGCCGGTGGACATCGCCGCGCTCGCGCCGCCCGGCCAGCTGGCCCTCCATCCGGCGCCGCGCCGCGGCGTCACCAGCCGCGCCGCGGAGAACCTGTTCTGGCTGGGTCGCTATACCGAGCGCACGGAGAACGCCGCGCGGCTCGCCGGGCTGCTGCTCGAAAGCCTGGGGGGCGAAGAGCAGGCCTCGCCTCCGCTGCTCGGCTGGCTGGAGCAGCTGGCGCGATTCACCGGACTGGCGCCGGCCGATGCGCCGCCGGTGCAGCAGCGCCGCGCGTTCGAGCGCACGCTGATCGACGCGCTGGCGAAGGCCGGCGCCGCCAGCGTGGGCCACAACCTGCGCGCCCTGCGCCATGCAGCGTCGGCGGTGCGCGAGCGCCTGTCGCAGGAGCACTGGAAGCTGACAGTGCGCGCCGAACAGGAGTTCGTTCGCGGCTGCCTGATCGTCACCCAGGATGGCGACCATTCACCGGTGGAGGCACGGCGCGTGCTGGAGTCGCTGCTGGGCGCCACCGCGGCGATGACCGGCGCGCAGGCCGACCGCATGATGCGCGATGACGGCTGGCGGCTGCTGTGGATCGGCCGGCACATCGAACGGCTCACCTTCCTGGCGTCGGTGCTCGGCCGCGCTTTGGAGGCCGGCGTGGTGGCGGATGAACTCGGTTTCGAGGCGGTGGTCGCACTGTTCGACGGCACCGCCACCTTCCATGCGCGCTACCAGCAGCGGCACGACATGCAGCCCCTGCTCGACCTGCTGGTGCTGGACCACGACAACCCGCGCTCGCTGGCCTCGGTGGCCAATGCCTTGCGCGCCGGCCTGGCCCGCCTGGAGGAAGGGACGAAGGAAACGCGACATGCCCTGACGCGCCAGGTGCCCGAGCCGCAGCTCTGGTCCATGGATGCCCTGTGCGAGCCGGGCGAACTCGAGGCGCTGGCGCAGCGCTGCACGGATGCGGCGTACCGGCTCTCCGACGGCCTGGGCTCGCGCTATTTCACCCACTCCGCCGACCAGGGCCACAGCGTCGGCGTTTGAAGGATATTGGCGTGCTGCTGAACATCGTGCACGAAACGCGCTACGAGTACGCGCCTCCGGTGAAGACCGCGCAGCACATGGCGCACCTGCGGCCGCTGGAAACCGCCCATCAGCAACTGCTGGCGCACGAGCTCGTTATCGCGCCCGCCCCCGCGCAGTCCAGCGACACCCGCGATGCCTTCGGCAACACGCGCACCTTCTTCAGCCTGCCGGTGCATCACGACCGGTTGCGGGTGGTGGCGAGCAGCACCGTGCTGACCTCGTCCGCGCCCGTAGTTGACGGCGCGGTCCGCTGGGATGAAGCGAGCGAGCGCCTGCGCTATCACCGCGAGGCGGCGTTCGACCCCGCGTCCGAGTTCGCCTTTGCCTCACCCTTCGTGCCGCGGCACCCCGAGTTCCTCGACTACGCGCAAGACAGCTTCGCGCCGGGCCGCCCCCTGGTCGAAGCAGCGCGCGAGCTGATGGCGCGCATCCACCGCGATTTCGACTACCGGCCCGAAGCGACCGATGTGGGCACGCCGGCGCTGGATGTCCTGCGCCAGCGCCAGGGCGTGTGCCAGGACTTCGCCCACGTCATGCTGGCCTGCCTGCGCAGCCTGGGCCTGCCCGCGCGCTACGTCAGCGGCTACCTGCTGACCGAGCCGCCGCCGGGACAGGCGCGGCTGGTAGGAGGCGACGCCTCGCATGCCTGGGTTTCGGTGCATGTGCCGCAGGAGCGCGGCCCTGGCCGCTGGCTGGACCTGGACCCCACCAACGGCCGCACGCCCGGCCAGGACTACGTCGTGCTCGCGATCGGCCGCGACTACGGCGACGTGTCGCCGCTGCGCGGCGTGATCCAGGGCGGCGCGGATCACCGCCTGCATGTGGCCGTCACCGTGACGCCCGCTTCTACAATCGCCGCCTGATTTCAAGGAAAGAAGGAGCGCAGATGAGCATCAACGACAAGCTGAAGGAACTCGGCATCACCCTGCCGCCGGTTTCCACGCCCGCCGCCGCCTACGTGCCTTTCGTGCGCACCGGCAACCTGGTGTTCCTCTCGGGCCACATCGCCAGGAAGGACGGCAAGCCCTGGGTCGGCCAGCTGGGCAAGACCATGGGCACCGAGGAAGGCAAGCAGGCCGCGCGCGGCATCGCCATCGAGCTGATGGGCACGCTGCAGGCCGCGGTCGGCAACCTCGACAACGTCAAGCGCATCGTCAAAGTGATGA
Above is a window of Ramlibacter tataouinensis DNA encoding:
- a CDS encoding circularly permuted type 2 ATP-grasp protein; amino-acid sequence: MRPVDKPSSPIAPASGRANGETPGARAASLAAAAAAGHFDELLGGESPAAAAGALPCPPWQRFFDTLGREGLGDLNRRTANLQRQVRDNGITYNVYADAHGPQRPWSLDLFPLLVAPESWERIEAGVLQRAALLERIMEDAYGPQQCLSANLLPPALVQGHPGFLRAMRGVRPAAGSWLHVVAFDLARDPQGRWWVVSQRTQAPSGLGYLLENRQIVARLFPEAFRELRVQRLADTYHGFVESLRAMCPSSAEPHIVLLTPGPYNETYFEHAFLARHLGLTLVEGSDLVVRDERLFLKTIEGLEPVHGILKRLDDEFLDPLEMRSDSQLGVPGLLQVIRAGHVLMANAPGSAFLESPGLLGFLPALSRRLLGEELALPSLPTWWCGERVAMQDALPQLARQVVKPTYVGAGSAHGPSLSPGEQAELVRRIEREPDEHTLQSWLPLAQMPTWAHGMAGDRIVPRSFMLRVFAVSSGPGAWRVLPGGLTRIASTNADIASMQRGGSSADTWVLSPGPVDIAALAPPGQLALHPAPRRGVTSRAAENLFWLGRYTERTENAARLAGLLLESLGGEEQASPPLLGWLEQLARFTGLAPADAPPVQQRRAFERTLIDALAKAGAASVGHNLRALRHAASAVRERLSQEHWKLTVRAEQEFVRGCLIVTQDGDHSPVEARRVLESLLGATAAMTGAQADRMMRDDGWRLLWIGRHIERLTFLASVLGRALEAGVVADELGFEAVVALFDGTATFHARYQQRHDMQPLLDLLVLDHDNPRSLASVANALRAGLARLEEGTKETRHALTRQVPEPQLWSMDALCEPGELEALAQRCTDAAYRLSDGLGSRYFTHSADQGHSVGV
- a CDS encoding transglutaminase family protein, with the translated sequence MLLNIVHETRYEYAPPVKTAQHMAHLRPLETAHQQLLAHELVIAPAPAQSSDTRDAFGNTRTFFSLPVHHDRLRVVASSTVLTSSAPVVDGAVRWDEASERLRYHREAAFDPASEFAFASPFVPRHPEFLDYAQDSFAPGRPLVEAARELMARIHRDFDYRPEATDVGTPALDVLRQRQGVCQDFAHVMLACLRSLGLPARYVSGYLLTEPPPGQARLVGGDASHAWVSVHVPQERGPGRWLDLDPTNGRTPGQDYVVLAIGRDYGDVSPLRGVIQGGADHRLHVAVTVTPASTIAA
- a CDS encoding RidA family protein, producing the protein MSINDKLKELGITLPPVSTPAAAYVPFVRTGNLVFLSGHIARKDGKPWVGQLGKTMGTEEGKQAARGIAIELMGTLQAAVGNLDNVKRIVKVMSLVNSAPDFTEHHLVTNGASELLGQVFGDKGAHARSAFGVAQIPLGACVEIELIAEV